Part of the Oncorhynchus mykiss isolate Arlee chromosome 23, USDA_OmykA_1.1, whole genome shotgun sequence genome is shown below.
TTGCCCTTACGGACAAGGCCCCGGCCTCAGCTCTCGAGCCTCTACCAGACCTCGACGAGCGGGAGGGCTGAGAGGGGTCCGACAGAGAGGTGCTCCTGGAGGTGCTGTCTTCCTCGGACTGTTCTCCCTGTGTCTTTTTCTCGTCGTCTGATAGGCGGTTGGCCAGCTTTAGCGTCTCCCCGCTAATGCCCTTAAAGTACTCGATGGTGCGTTTACAAACCTCGCTGGCGTTCTCCCTACTCGTCTCACCTGACGAGCTAACCTGAGACCTGTCTTTGATGGGCAACCTGGAGGGAAACTGTATAGCTACTCTTTCCCTGCTAGACTGAGTTGTTACCTGCACTGATATTGGGGAGCTGGGTGTGCTGCTCTTTTTAATATCTTTGATTGGGATTCTAGACCTGGGCTCTACTTTGGCAATGACAGGCTCtgctcttctcctcacctcaGCCTTGACAACCTGTTTGGGTTTTTGCTTCCCTATTGCTGTGCCTTGTGTATGGAACGACCACCCTGGCGCTTTGACAGGCAGCCTCGACTTTTGCTGCTTCGCCTCAGCTTCCTTGATGGCTTCACTTTGTCTTTGTTCAGCCTGAACACTGTTTTCTTCTACTTCTAGAGAGTCTCTACAGAACAAAGCTTCAATCCTACTGGCTTTCTGAAGGGTGGGTTCAGAAGACGACTGCAAATTAAACACCACACTGCCACATTGTATATAGTTAGCCTGGACGCTAGAGGACTCaaggttattgttgttattgcagTTCTCTGCAGGGTAATCTCTTCTTTCTGACAGCTTTGGGTCTCTGTATCCGCTAAACTGACTCCCCAGTGACTGGTTTTCCAAGCTAATGTATTCTGGCATCTGACTTTCTGACATCTCTGCCTTATAATCTGTGTGATCCCCCGAGTCTTTTTTCACTGTAATGGCTATTCCCATCTTAATGGGGGTGCGTAATTTGGGGTCAACTTTAGAGGCCGTAATCGTGAATGAGGACGTGGTCTCGGCTACTGTGTCACCAGAAGGCGCATCGGTACAGCCAGTGTCAGTGCCAGTCTGTGCAGGGCTGCACTTTGCTGATGTGCTGCTTTCTGTGGCAGTCTCTAACTtcaccccctcacccctctcccctgtTTTTGACTGAGAGGTAACTACCCCTGGACTCTTGCCCCCTCTCCCCTTGTCCCCTGATTTCCCATCAGAGGAATGCTCACCAATCTGGAAAAATTGAAGTCTCTCTTCAACAAAGTCCCGCTTGCTCATGTCAATTGCACCACTGCGCGTCATCTCAAACATCTTCCCCTCATGGAAGGGGAAAGGGTTAGGCTCGCTAGTCGGTGTGCTTTCATCAGTCGGGGTTCTAGCAGGGGTAGTGTCTGGAGTGGTGGCTTGCGATTTGTCCTCCACAGACAAACCAAAAGGCTTGGGATCTTCTTCTCTCGCTTTGGCATCAAaaactccttctccttctccccctttgCTTGACCAGGGGTCAAAGTCTAAGCCTTTCGTGGCGACTGTTTTGAAGGTAGAGTTTAACTCCTCTTCGAGTTGACAACGGAAATAGTTATCTGCAAAGTCTTGTCTATCACCCTGTCTATCTGGATGTCTTCCCTCAAGAGTGTAGTCTTTTTCATCTCCGGTGTTTTGGTCTGAGTTTGCTTTCCCATTATCCCCTCCATCCTCACTTGGCGTTTTCTCCTCCTCTATGACTTCAAGCTTTGATTGACTAAAGGAACGATCACATGTCTTGCCGTCATTGGACAGGCTTGATGTTTTAGGGTCTTGTTCACTCAATCCATCATCCTCATCTTGAAGGTCATAGCCATCGAGAGAGTCTATTTCAGTGGCATCTGTGTCATGAGAGAACTCAGCAGTTGTGGCTATGGAGCAGTCTGTGATTGACTGGTCGTTGCCATTTTTCTCTAAGTCTACATCCTCTTCTTTTTCAACGCCATTCGTGCCTGACTCCTTGTTGTTTCCGTTCCTCTCAGGCTTTTGGGGTTTTAAAagcttctctccttcctccttctccttcatCTTGAAGGTGTACTTTTTGTTGGGAATGGGATGGAAGACAGACTCATCGTCGCTAGAGTCACTGTCGTCTGCTCCAGGTGGAACTGGAGAGGGAGGTTGAACCCTGATGATGGGCTCTGCAAGGAGGTGCCGATCATGCTCCTCTTGGAGGTTCACCTCCATCATCTCTGTCTCAGCCTCTGAGGAGGCACAAGATCCCCTCTTATCAGGGTCAGAATGCTCTGCCTCTAAAGGCGGAGGGGGGGGAAACTCAATGTAAGCGACTCTTTTCTCTTTGTGTCGTTTCAGTGTTTCCTGATTTCGGTTGGAGGGTTCTGATGAGGCAGGCTTGGTTTTCTTTGGCAGAGACTCCTTGTAGACGAAGGTCTTTCCTTCGTCTTCTTCAGACTCCTCTGCTATTGGAATGGGCATTCCGGGCATGTATCCAATTACGGAATCTGGCGTTCTGGAGGCAAGGCTCACCTCCTCAGAACTTGGTGTCTCAGGAGTAACAGGACTTTTGCCAGAGCTGTCCATGAGAGTAACTTGCTCTAGAGTGTCATCCTCTGGGCTGCCTTGAGGAGATGGGGTCTGTTTTTGTTTAATGGTGTAACGCGCTCCCCGTGTCTCATGCACTGTTCGGCTCTCGTGACTCACTATCTTTTTGTATGTTCCCAGCTGCTCAGCTGTTTCTTTTTCGTATTTCTTGCCCACTTGGATGCTAACATAAACTGGCAAAGGTTTGATGTCTTTGAAACCCTCAATAACAATGTTTTCCAAGTACCCTACTTGATCGCTATCTATACCATTACACACTACAGTTGACTGACTACTATCAAAAGAATCAGATGATGTTTCTACTGATGAGCAGTTTGTGGATTTTCTGGATTCAGAGCCGCTGTGTAACCTATTTCTAGCTAAAGTAGGTATTTGTAACCCTGGCCTTTCACACAGTTTAACAGAGGTATCAAATTTTAATGAAGTGGATTGATGATTTTCTGAGAAACTAGATGGCATTCTAACAGGAATTTGCGATTCCGAGTTTTTTTTTAGACCACCGGTACTATTTGGGTTTTCTCGGACCACAAGCTCTGTGTAAATTATTTTCTTGGTTGTCTCATCTTTTTTGGCTATTCCATCTCTAAAACCCTGCTGTTCTCTTTGTGAATTGTGGTCTTTGTGAATTGACACTTGGGGTTGATAGTTTCCATTTCCATGACATTCCCAAGTTTTGAAGGACTTTTTTTCTTCCTGTTCATTTCCGTTTGTGCCGTGTTTAGGAGATGAGTAAATATACCTATTAGCACTGGGGCTTGGTCCACTAGATCCTCTTACCTCACTTTCTAGAACCTTCCTTGTACATCCTGGACTGTCTGGTGATTTGGGGATATTTGAGCCTGCAAAAACTTGATACACAGGCAGCTTACTTTCCAGGAGTTTTCTTACTGGGGGATTTGACGTGTGTCCCCATTGTGGACCCGTATCTTGCTTTTGAGCCTCTTGTTCAAAATGTAGCCTAACAGCGCTGACTTTGGAGGATGACATTTGAAAAGGTTTAGAGGCATCACCCACATTTCCCTGTGAGATGCCATCCCCTGGTTTTCTATTGTCATCCTTATATTGTAGCAGCACTCTCCTCTCTGGGCTGCTTGGTAAACTAGCACATTTTCTATCATTGGAGCCAAACCTGTCTCTGAAACGGTCTCTACATTCTTCACCACTGCCCCCATTCCTGTATGCTGATCTTTCAGGACTGCTGTGCGTAGAGCTAGGCCCTGATCGTGTTTCCCTAAAGTCGGACCTACGGGACTTCTTCTCAGGGGAAGAAAGCTCATCGTTCAGTTTCTCTGTCTTATCACGAAAAAACTGAGAGACTTCGCTAAGCTTTTCCTCTGCTTCCTTAACAGTTCTGTCTACTCTGTCTTCATATATCAGCTTTTCTCTATTCTTGCTCTGTCTGTCATCAGTGACACGCATCCAAACAGAGTGCTTTGGGCTGCCAGGTTCTGAGGAATACTGCAACAGTGTTAGTTTGTCAAAGTTATCGTCTACATTGGCAATTTGACCTGATTTGTCTGTGTTTGATGACTTCAAAATATATTCTTGCCTTGATCCACTAGACCTTCCCTGACTATAACAACTCCTATCTGGGGATTGAAAACGAGACCTGTCCCTTAAATACTCCTCAGTGTCAGAGTGAGACGAGTCTGGTTTCTCAGAGAGAAGCATTTTGTCGGCAAAGTTGTAAGACTCTCCTCTTAGTTCTGATGATTCATCATCATTATATTCCACAGAGTGCTGGCTGAGTAGCTTTAGGGTTTTGTACGAGTCGTCTGCCATGAGCTGTTCAGAGCTTGGATGACTATCATCTTCCTGTGTCATGGGCGTGTTTACTCTGGAAGACTCTAGGTAACAGGGGAGCGATTCTTCaggctcctcctctccctgtcgtGACATTCCACTGTTCCCTTGGTAGAAGTACATCTCCTTCTCTGGGCGATTTTTTGTCTCCCGGATGATGACCTCAGTTGGTTCAGTTTTGTTGCCCTTTTCAATGTGAACTTCAATTATTCTTTCAACTTTGGGTTTTGAGCTGATATCTTCAAGAACTCTCTGTGATGTGTCATCGTTGCCGGCCTTGTGCTCAAACAGTCCAGCAAGTTCTCTGGAGGGATCCCTGCCGGACTGGAAAGCTTTCATGATATCATGCACTGACATTGATTCTTCAATCCTCTCTGATGTATTCTCTTtactctggggtttgtggtacacCATTCGGGTGGTAGTTGTGATGTGGGTCTCTTCCTTAACTCGCATGCCCTTGCCCATCGAGTCATCGTCCGGGCTGATTTTCATCTGAAATGATTTTGTTTGGTCCACATTGGATGCATTCAGCCCTTTGGGCTCAGCATCAATGTATCTAACCTCCCTTGTATCCTCCGTCATTGGTTGCTTGTTATCTTCAGGAGACTCATAGCTCCTAATAACATGAACAACCTCAGTCCTTGTCTCCGTGATTACTGGTGGAATATCCTGGAAAAGCGTCTTGGGTCCCATGCCTTCTGCACTCTGTGGGGCAGATGGCGTCCTTTCACTCCTTGTCTCAAAGCCACTGTCTGAGAGGGGACTCTTGTCCTGGTCATGTGCGATGTCATCTGGAGATTCTAACATGGCATCAGGCCCAAATAGCACATCTGCTAGTTTACAGAGCTCCTTTTCTGAGGCAGAGGACCGCATGTTTGCGGGTGGCATTTTCAGCTTGTGCTCAGGTTTAAGCATACgtttctgtttctcctctccttctcgtCTAACCTCATCAGATCTATGCTTTACATCTGCAATTTTTGAGATAGAGCTACTGCCAATGTCATTTGTCAAGTAGTCTACTACCTTCGATAGATTGAAATCTCTGTCTGGTATAGTCTTAGTTTTGATTTGAGGGACCACTGTCTCATATCTTGGTGGATAACTCCAGTTGCTTTGCTGGGGATCCACTGGCACTTGTTTAGAGAACTGTACCTCGTCTGTTGTATTTGTTTTAAAAGCTGTCTTGTTAATCTTTGCCGTATCCTTGGTTAGGATCTCACTAACTTTGACCAGGTCCTGTTTCACTTTCTCTACAATTCTGTAAGGCTCCTCGTCCTCCATTCTAGCCTCTTTGGGGAAGTCAGACTGGAAACCTTTGGAGGCTGAACTTGGTTCTGTTTGCAAGATGTTAGACATCCGTATCAAGTCCTCTTTCATTTCTGCCACGTCCTTCAGTATCTCTTGGCTGGAGGACAGCGGGGATGAGGTGGTGGATTTTAGGGCAGCCGGGGACATGAATAAGGGGGATTTGACAGGTGACAGAGTTCTGGCAAAGGAAGACTGGGCTTGAGAGTTTGTCTCAGCAGGCATAGTTTTTCGAGGGGACAAGAGGGCAGCAGCTGACTTTGACACCTCAGGGAGCTTTTTAAATTGGGGTTCTGGCAAAACATTTATAATTGAATACACTGGGACAGTCATTGGGCTTGGTGGGTTTAGTGGGGACCGTAAAGAGGCATATAGGGAACTAGAGGCTGAGGATCTTATGGACTGGTAAGAGGATGACGCTGAGGAGGACATGGACTTGAGAGTGCCATATCCAGAGGCAGAGCAGGAATTGAACGTTTTTTCAACCTCGTCAAAGGCTGCATTTACGCTTGTTGTTGCTGCATTGGTGGTTGCCTGTATCCTCCCCTGTAAGCTGCTGGAGAGTAGGGATGTGGGGGAGGAGGAGCGGTACTTTGTAGGGGATACTGTTCCATTGATCAGAGCTGCAGCACTAGGAGGAGTGTTGGATTTAATTGGTgatgagagggaggaaaagagactCCTTGAGGGGCTTGAGGGGTCTGCACTGGACCGGACAGAGGAGAGGCCAGGAACAGTTTTTATAGGAGAGGACGATGTTGTTGTGCCAGTGCCCACAATGACACCCTTGAATGGAAGAGTTGAACTGTACATGTTCAGTGAGGATTTAGGGGAAGCAGGTGGCGTCATAGTGATTGATGACCTTTCTAGCAGACACCCTCCACCAGTGGTGATAGGAGAGGTTCTAGTAGACAATGCTGCCAGTCCCTTGATGGAAACATGGTCTGGAATGCTTCTGACTGGCGATGACTGGAGACTGGGGGTAACCTGAACTGGGTACTGGGCCTGCTGAACTACAGTCTTTATTGGGGATGAAATGGTCCTGTACGACCTGATGGGGGAAGCTATGTCGCTGACTGACTTGATGGAATGGGCCGGTGAGCCGCCTATGTTGGACTTGATGGGGGACGCTGAGGTGATGGACCACACAGACTTCAGTGGAGAGGCAGTGGGCGTGTTGGACGATGAACTGGAGTGGGAACCGAATCCAGACTTGGCTTGGCCAGGGACGGAGACAGGAACAGCCGACCACGCCTGATAAGATCTCGTTGAAAAGACAGGTTTGTGAGTGTAGCCAGTAGGCTGTGTTCTCGGCGAGCTCCGATCAGTTGTTTCTTGAATAACCAAACCAAAGATTTAACATAAATTCAACGGaaaataattgaaataataaaaacagagaaaccagagagagaaagTTGGAGTCAGTAAGGCCAATATTAATCAAAGCAGTAAGAATAATATAATTTATAAAACGTCAATTACTATCTAAACAAAGATATGGTGAAAAGTGATTGTTTAAGGTCAATGATCTGTCACAAAATAGAACAGATGCAAGATAACACACAATGAAGCATACGTGGCAACAAAATGcttgacataacagtgaagaagaAACCATttcaaacataccaagacaacaacacaaccattCTATTAACCATTGATGTGCTTTGTCTGTTTGCCGTTTTGCTGCAGTGCCTTTTATATGTTTGGTGCACACCATGGTCATATGTTTCCAATGCCAAAAATGACCCCACAATCCTTTTAGTATATTATTAGTGCAATAATTGTCTCAAGGGTTCACTTATTGATTGGTTCACAAGAAATGAATGCCCTGAACAATCACTAAGCCAATAAAAGTGAGGTGTTCTTCAAAAGAATGAAAACGCTACAAGATAATAATTATATTTGACATTTGGATGTTGCAATGCCAGTAGTTTTCACAAAAATGTTATGATACAAAAacaaggaaaatatatttcacaaaaTGGAGAGGGTCTGCAaagtatactaaacaaaaatataaatgcaacatgaaacaatttcaaagattttactgagttacagtttacataagaaaatcagtcaattgaaataaataaattaggccctaatctatggattttacatgacggGGCAGGGTTTCGTTCATGGGTGGGCCTTGGCGGGCATAGGCCCACATACTTGGCAGCCAGACCCACCCACTAGGGAGCCAAGCCCAGCAAATCAGAATTCATTTTtcaccacaaaagggctttattacagacaaaaatactccTCAGTACAACCCCCCACCGCCCCTCAGACGATCACACTATTtgagaagccagatgtggaggtcctgggctggcgtggttacacgtggtctgcggttgtgaggccggacggacacactgccaaattctctaaaacgacgttggaggcagcttatagtaaagaaatgaacattaaattctctggcaacagctctggtggacattcctgcagtcagcatgccaattacacgctccctcaaaacttgagacatctgtagcattgtgttgtgtgacaaaactgcacattttaaagtggccttttattgttcccagcacaaggtgcacctatgtaatgatcgtgccgtttaatcagcttcttgatatgccacacctgtcaggtggatggattatcttggcaaaggagaaatgctcactaacagggacgtaaacaaacttgtgcacaacatttgagagaaataagcttttgtgcgtatggaacatttcagggattttttttaaatatttcagctcatgaaacatgagaccaacactttacatgttgcatttatatattttttcagtgcATAAGACACCAAGCAAGGGTTGTCCGGGATGGATATGAATCATGACGTGTATGATGACAGTATGGAAAGTGCTCATAATTCTACACTATTGATATATGAATATATCATAAAGGTAATATCGTACACTGCATATGAAGTTGAATAACGTTATTGATATTTTGTATGAACTGAGGATTTATGAAAGTGAAGATGTTAAACTCACTCGCTGCAGGGTCGGTCAGATAGCTGTAGCGCTTACGCAAAGCTAAGGAGGCAAAGGTATGACGTCGGTCTGGTTTTTCagtctgcaacaacaaaaacaacaaaatatctTTTAACATAAAATAAAGATTGGATTTAAATGCCAAAAATGTATATTCCCTTTTTTGACATTACGGACAGAATTTCTCCCATTTTGTGATTTTGAAATCAAATCGAAATGATGCATTTTGCAGTGTGGGAGTCCATGTTGTTGAGGTAGTAGGCACTGCAAGCGATTGACTAAGAGATCCATGCTTTCCTCCGATTGGACAGATTGAGAGTGACCTTGGTGGCGCGATTTCAAGTGCATTAATCAATCTCATTTTGAAGAAACAC
Proteins encoded:
- the LOC110502535 gene encoding ankyrin-3 isoform X18; the encoded protein is MAHAASALKKNRDVDVNAIEDEKEKKRRIKKLASREQKRKSDSNASYLRAARAGNLEKALDYLKSGVEINICNQNGLNALHLASKEGHVEVVAELLKLEANVDAATKKGNTALHIASLAGQTEVVKELVTNGANVNAQSQNGFTPLYMAAQENHLEVVRFLLGHNSSQSMATEDGFTPLAVALQQGHDQVVSLLLENDTKGKVRLPALHIAARKDDTKAAALLLQNDHNADVESKSGFTPLHIAAHYGNINVATLLLNRGAAVDFMARNDITPLHVASKRGNSNMVKLLLDRGSKIDGKTKDGLTPLHCGARSGHEQVVEILLDRGAPILSKTKNGLSPLHMATQGDHINCVQLLLQNDVPVDDVTNDYLTALHVAAHCGHYKVAKLIVDKKANPNAKALNGFTPLHIACKKNRVKVMELLLKHGASIQAVTESGLTPIHVAAFMGHDNIVNSLTHHGASPNTTNVRGETALHMAARAGQADVVRYLLQNGANVETKAKDDQTALHISSRLGKADIVQQLLQRGASANAATTSGYTPLHLAAREGHEDVAAMLLDQGASLSASTKKGFSPLHVAAKYGKMEVASLLLQKRAAPDAAGKSGLTPLHVAAHYDNQRVALLLLDQGASPHASAKNGYTPLHIAAKKNQMDIGTTLLEYGADTNAVTRQGISPVHLAAQEGSVDLVSLLLSKNANVNMGNKSGLTPLHLAAQEDKVNVAEVLLNQGADIDPETKMGYTPLHVACHYGNIKMANFLIQNQARVDGKTKNGYTPLHQAAQQGHTHIINLLLQHGASANQLTVNGNTALSIARRLGYISVVDTLMPLTDENLTSVTTTEKHKMNVPETMNEFLDMSEDEGEDAMTGDTDKYLRPQDLKELGDDSLPQEGYMGFSIGVRSASLRSFSSDRSNTLNRSSYARDSMTIEEILAPTKDTLQSVCKDLSYLVDPLNKHLAVTRDYDAECLRRYSWTPDTMDHSNTVSSPIHSGFLVSFMVDARGGSMRGSRSNGMRIIIPPRKCTAPTRITCRLAKRHKLAYPPPMVEGEGLVSRLVEVGPAGAQFLGPVIVEIPHFGSMRGKERELIVLRSDNGDTWKEHQYDCHPSDITDILNGMDEELDSNAELEKKRICRIITRDFPQYFAVVSRIKQESNHMGPEGGTLTSQTVPMVQASFPQGALTKKIRVGLQAQPVPDDMVRNLLGNRATFSPIVTVEPRRRKFHKPITMTIPVPPRSAEGHPSGHRGDSTPCLRLLCSITGGTSPAQWEDITGTTPLSFVTDCVSFTTNVSARFWLTDCHQTPETVSLASQLYRELICVPYLAKFVVFAKMNDPVESRLRCFCMTDDKVDKTLEQQENFEEVARSKDIEVLEGKPIHVDCYGNLSPLTKSGQQLIFNFFSFKENRLPFNVKVRDMGQEPCGRLSFLREPKTTKGLPQTAVCNLNITLPTHKKDMMESDPDDETEKPDRRHTFASLALRKRYSYLTDPAAKTTDRSSPRTQPTGYTHKPVFSTRSYQAWSAVPVSVPGQAKSGFGSHSSSSSNTPTASPLKSVWSITSASPIKSNIGGSPAHSIKSVSDIASPIRSYRTISSPIKTVVQQAQYPVQVTPSLQSSPVRSIPDHVSIKGLAALSTRTSPITTGGGCLLERSSITMTPPASPKSSLNMYSSTLPFKGVIVGTGTTTSSSPIKTVPGLSSVRSSADPSSPSRSLFSSLSSPIKSNTPPSAAALINGTVSPTKYRSSSPTSLLSSSLQGRIQATTNAATTSVNAAFDEVEKTFNSCSASGYGTLKSMSSSASSSYQSIRSSASSSLYASLRSPLNPPSPMTVPVYSIINVLPEPQFKKLPEVSKSAAALLSPRKTMPAETNSQAQSSFARTLSPVKSPLFMSPAALKSTTSSPLSSSQEILKDVAEMKEDLIRMSNILQTEPSSASKGFQSDFPKEARMEDEEPYRIVEKVKQDLVKVSEILTKDTAKINKTAFKTNTTDEVQFSKQVPVDPQQSNWSYPPRYETVVPQIKTKTIPDRDFNLSKVVDYLTNDIGSSSISKIADVKHRSDEVRREGEEKQKRMLKPEHKLKMPPANMRSSASEKELCKLADVLFGPDAMLESPDDIAHDQDKSPLSDSGFETRSERTPSAPQSAEGMGPKTLFQDIPPVITETRTEVVHVIRSYESPEDNKQPMTEDTREVRYIDAEPKGLNASNVDQTKSFQMKISPDDDSMGKGMRVKEETHITTTTRMVYHKPQSKENTSERIEESMSVHDIMKAFQSGRDPSRELAGLFEHKAGNDDTSQRVLEDISSKPKVERIIEVHIEKGNKTEPTEVIIRETKNRPEKEMYFYQGNSGMSRQGEEEPEESLPCYLESSRVNTPMTQEDDSHPSSEQLMADDSYKTLKLLSQHSVEYNDDESSELRGESYNFADKMLLSEKPDSSHSDTEEYLRDRSRFQSPDRSCYSQGRSSGSRQEYILKSSNTDKSGQIANVDDNFDKLTLLQYSSEPGSPKHSVWMRVTDDRQSKNREKLIYEDRVDRTVKEAEEKLSEVSQFFRDKTEKLNDELSSPEKKSRRSDFRETRSGPSSTHSSPERSAYRNGGSGEECRDRFRDRFGSNDRKCASLPSSPERRVLLQYKDDNRKPGDGISQGNVGDASKPFQMSSSKVSAVRLHFEQEAQKQDTGPQWGHTSNPPVRKLLESKLPVYQVFAGSNIPKSPDSPGCTRKVLESEVRGSSGPSPSANRYIYSSPKHGTNGNEQEEKKSFKTWECHGNGNYQPQVSIHKDHNSQREQQGFRDGIAKKDETTKKIIYTELVVRENPNSTGGLKKNSESQIPVRMPSSFSENHQSTSLKFDTSVKLCERPGLQIPTLARNRLHSGSESRKSTNCSSVETSSDSFDSSQSTVVCNGIDSDQVGYLENIVIEGFKDIKPLPVYVSIQVGKKYEKETAEQLGTYKKIVSHESRTVHETRGARYTIKQKQTPSPQGSPEDDTLEQVTLMDSSGKSPVTPETPSSEEVSLASRTPDSVIGYMPGMPIPIAEESEEDEGKTFVYKESLPKKTKPASSEPSNRNQETLKRHKEKRVAYIEFPPPPPLEAEHSDPDKRGSCASSEAETEMMEVNLQEEHDRHLLAEPIIRVQPPSPVPPGADDSDSSDDESVFHPIPNKKYTFKMKEKEEGEKLLKPQKPERNGNNKESGTNGVEKEEDVDLEKNGNDQSITDCSIATTAEFSHDTDATEIDSLDGYDLQDEDDGLSEQDPKTSSLSNDGKTCDRSFSQSKLEVIEEEKTPSEDGGDNGKANSDQNTGDEKDYTLEGRHPDRQGDRQDFADNYFRCQLEEELNSTFKTVATKGLDFDPWSSKGGEGEGVFDAKAREEDPKPFGLSVEDKSQATTPDTTPARTPTDESTPTSEPNPFPFHEGKMFEMTRSGAIDMSKRDFVEERLQFFQIGEHSSDGKSGDKGRGGKSPGVVTSQSKTGERGEGVKLETATESSTSAKCSPAQTGTDTGCTDAPSGDTVAETTSSFTITASKVDPKLRTPIKMGIAITVKKDSGDHTDYKAEMSESQMPEYISLENQSLGSQFSGYRDPKLSERRDYPAENCNNNNNLESSSVQANYIQCGSVVFNLQSSSEPTLQKASRIEALFCRDSLEVEENSVQAEQRQSEAIKEAEAKQQKSRLPVKAPGWSFHTQGTAIGKQKPKQVVKAEVRRRAEPVIAKVEPRSRIPIKDIKKSSTPSSPISVQVTTQSSRERVAIQFPSRLPIKDRSQVSSSGETSRENASEVCKRTIEYFKGISGETLKLANRLSDDEKKTQGEQSEEDSTSRSTSLSDPSQPSRSSRSGRGSRAEAGALSVRAKVDRASGSERSRRSRRTGGKEGSQVAGPRAPPVAEIKPSPQSPCERTDLRMAIVADHLGLSWTELAREMNFSVDEINHIRVENPNSLTAQSFMLLKKWVSRDGKNATTDALTGVLTKVNRMDIVTLLEGPIFDYGNISGTRSFADDNAVYLDQADDYHCILAQLQSPAQLHSDPSFTELYSEPPTLTIDPEPSPVQLKPDPPIFILTQSESWADHMEPDSSTRSPSRPYELSLYIPTLDFDPTATTNTGMAEGDQVLIVEEEKKEVDISLQQMSFASPEQCEVEKEVKKQVSFFSSSLSSPSSPWQAQQDSRQAGAEEVVKGDGEEVVEAGEMVENGDKVVEEGDNKMVLEGGKERENGAEVAEEGAKVVKEGDNKMVLEGGKEPENGAEALGEQGVSGSTEEKDGDENEMTEDKLKSLLEDIHLEEGSEEEEGEEMTEAKVQEILSQVKQAEKDMCSLPGWHSETFSVNVEPPTPGRSVSSDLLDRQENSQENSSDSATSSSRGEPGRSRHNGDHTELPPHDGSLPLSQDSANRRAGHGKEEGVLVSEKKVQQRFSESGTDEEQTVTTRVFRRRVILKGEQAKNIPGESVTEEQFTDEDGNIITRKVIRKVIRRVSMPDDQGGDRGRWDRGDLWPCPFSLEEELEQGDGAKSRRKEERLGEKKLHS